In Bacillus sp. NP247, one DNA window encodes the following:
- a CDS encoding sugar phosphate isomerase/epimerase, with the protein MKYSLCTISFRHQLISFTDIVQFAYENGFEGIELWGTHAQNLYMQERETTEREIDYLKDKNLEVTMISDYLDISLLADFQKTMEKCEQLVTLANWFNTNKIRTFAGQKGSEDFSEQERKEYVKRIRMICDLFAQHNMYILLETHPNTLTDTLPSTLKLLEEVNHPYLKINLDFLHIWESGADPVDSFQQLKPWIEHYHFKNISSAEYLHVFEPNNVYAAAGSRIGMVPLFEGIVNYDEIIQEVSDTEHFASLEWFGHNAKDILKEEMRALINRKLEVVTS; encoded by the coding sequence ATGAAATATTCGCTATGTACAATTTCATTTCGACATCAACTAATTTCATTTACTGATATTGTTCAATTTGCATATGAAAACGGTTTTGAAGGAATTGAGTTGTGGGGGACCCATGCACAAAATTTATATATGCAAGAGCGTGAAACGACAGAACGAGAAATAGATTATTTAAAGGATAAAAATTTAGAGGTCACGATGATAAGTGATTACTTGGACATATCATTATTAGCAGATTTTCAAAAAACGATGGAAAAATGTGAACAGCTGGTAACACTAGCTAATTGGTTTAATACAAATAAAATTCGTACGTTTGCCGGGCAAAAAGGTAGTGAGGATTTCTCGGAACAAGAGAGAAAAGAGTATGTGAAGCGAATTCGCATGATTTGTGATCTATTTGCTCAGCACAATATGTATATACTATTAGAAACACATCCAAATACGTTAACGGATACTTTACCGTCTACTTTGAAATTGTTAGAAGAAGTAAATCATCCATATTTAAAAATAAACCTAGATTTTCTTCATATTTGGGAGTCTGGTGCAGACCCGGTAGATAGTTTCCAGCAACTAAAGCCGTGGATAGAACATTACCATTTTAAGAATATATCATCAGCGGAGTATTTACACGTGTTTGAACCAAATAATGTATATGCCGCTGCTGGAAGTCGTATAGGAATGGTCCCATTATTTGAAGGTATAGTAAATTATGATGAAATCATCCAGGAAGTGAGCGATACTGAACATTTTGCTTCACTTGAATGGTTTGGACATAATGCGAAAGATATATTAAAAGAAGAAATGAGAGCATTAATAAATAGAAAATTAGAAGTAGTAACCTCATAA
- a CDS encoding NUDIX hydrolase, with amino-acid sequence MANYIKELREKVGHDYIFLNFAGGCVFNKEGEVLLQKRGDFNAWGFPGGAMEIGESAAETAIREVKEETGYDVEINELIGVYTKYFQTYPNGDQAQAIVIFFKFSIVGGNKKVDGDETLDLKFFPLDKMPPLFCKQHEDCLQDLLEKRVGVYR; translated from the coding sequence ATGGCGAATTATATAAAGGAATTACGTGAAAAAGTAGGACATGATTATATTTTCTTAAACTTTGCGGGTGGTTGTGTATTTAATAAAGAGGGAGAAGTATTACTGCAAAAAAGGGGAGACTTTAACGCTTGGGGCTTTCCAGGCGGTGCAATGGAAATAGGAGAGTCAGCGGCAGAAACTGCCATTCGAGAAGTTAAAGAAGAAACAGGATATGATGTAGAAATAAATGAGCTTATTGGGGTGTATACAAAATATTTTCAAACATATCCGAATGGAGATCAGGCACAGGCAATTGTAATATTCTTTAAGTTTTCAATCGTTGGAGGGAACAAAAAAGTAGACGGTGATGAAACGTTGGATTTGAAGTTTTTCCCGTTAGATAAAATGCCACCGTTATTTTGTAAACAACATGAAGATTGCTTGCAAGATTTATTGGAGAAAAGAGTAGGGGTATATCGCTAA
- a CDS encoding patatin-like phospholipase family protein — MKIDGVFEGGGVRGIAHVGAICALAEKGYEWERVAGTSAGSIIAALLAAGYSCSELKTIITDIDYNKFMKKNFIDRIPFIGKGLSAWTTLGIYSNIFIEEWIEELLRKKGVHLFTDLPDLNKLKIIASDISNGKMVVFPDDLPNYGFLNYRFSIAKAVRMSSTIPFFFEPVKWRTPRWKQPCYMVDGGILSNYPIWIFDSPASPRWPTFGFHFVKDEIQADPAHYNEPISMFKGLFKTMMQAHDLRHLDKESKARTITIPTGSITSTNFELTKEEKEWLYNSGYNAANKFVQSWNFRQYIDEYRNGNQDRKTNRYFRQLDS, encoded by the coding sequence ATGAAGATTGATGGTGTTTTCGAGGGAGGCGGTGTACGCGGAATTGCGCATGTAGGGGCAATTTGCGCGTTAGCTGAAAAAGGCTATGAATGGGAGCGTGTAGCTGGAACATCAGCTGGTTCAATTATCGCAGCGCTCCTAGCAGCAGGATATTCTTGTTCAGAGTTAAAAACGATAATAACTGATATTGATTATAATAAATTTATGAAAAAAAACTTTATTGACAGAATCCCATTTATCGGCAAAGGATTAAGCGCATGGACTACTCTTGGTATTTACTCTAATATTTTTATAGAAGAATGGATTGAAGAATTACTTCGAAAAAAAGGAGTTCACTTATTTACAGATTTACCTGATTTAAATAAGCTTAAAATTATCGCTTCTGATATAAGTAACGGTAAAATGGTTGTCTTCCCCGATGATTTACCGAACTATGGATTTTTAAATTATCGCTTCTCTATTGCTAAAGCTGTAAGAATGAGTAGTACAATCCCCTTCTTCTTTGAACCCGTAAAATGGAGAACCCCCAGATGGAAGCAACCTTGTTATATGGTTGATGGAGGGATTTTAAGCAATTACCCAATTTGGATTTTCGATTCACCTGCCTCTCCTCGCTGGCCGACTTTTGGGTTTCATTTTGTAAAAGATGAGATTCAAGCTGATCCTGCCCACTATAACGAGCCTATCTCCATGTTCAAAGGACTATTTAAAACAATGATGCAAGCCCATGATTTACGTCATTTAGACAAGGAATCTAAAGCAAGAACGATTACAATTCCAACGGGATCCATTACAAGTACAAACTTTGAGTTAACAAAGGAAGAAAAAGAGTGGCTTTACAATTCTGGCTATAACGCTGCAAATAAGTTTGTACAATCTTGGAACTTCAGACAATATATTGATGAATATAGAAACGGAAATCAGGACCGAAAAACAAATCGGTATTTCCGTCAACTTGACTCATAA
- a CDS encoding alpha/beta-type small acid-soluble spore protein yields MARNRNANQLASHGAQAALDQMKYEIAQEFGVQLGADTSSRANGSVGGEITKRLVAMAEQQLGGGYTR; encoded by the coding sequence ATGGCTAGAAATCGTAACGCTAATCAATTAGCATCACATGGAGCACAAGCAGCTCTAGATCAAATGAAATATGAAATTGCACAAGAGTTTGGTGTACAGCTTGGAGCTGATACTTCTTCACGTGCAAACGGTTCTGTAGGCGGTGAAATTACAAAACGCCTTGTAGCGATGGCAGAACAACAGCTTGGTGGCGGATATACTCGCTAA
- a CDS encoding LysE/ArgO family amino acid transporter, translated as MSEAIIHGIILAFGLIIPLGVQNVFVFNQGASQPNIWRSAPVVLTASICDTLLILIAVQGVSLVLLTFSWLTTTLYMIGFFFLMYMGWVIWRSDPSNDVKQEKSMPLKNQIIFAASVSLLNPHAILDTIGVIGTNSIQYIGSEKWAFTLATIIVSWIWFISLAFAGKFLKGLDSTGKTITVLNKFSGLIIWGVGLYMLIQVIFPN; from the coding sequence ATGAGTGAAGCAATTATTCACGGTATCATCCTTGCATTTGGTCTTATCATTCCATTAGGTGTCCAAAATGTTTTCGTCTTTAATCAAGGCGCTAGTCAACCAAATATTTGGCGATCTGCTCCTGTAGTCTTGACTGCATCTATATGTGATACATTATTAATATTAATTGCTGTACAAGGTGTATCCCTTGTACTCCTTACTTTTTCTTGGTTAACAACTACTCTGTATATGATTGGATTTTTCTTTCTTATGTATATGGGCTGGGTTATTTGGAGAAGCGATCCTTCAAATGATGTAAAACAAGAAAAAAGCATGCCTTTAAAAAATCAAATTATTTTCGCCGCATCGGTTTCATTACTAAATCCACACGCAATTTTAGATACAATTGGTGTAATTGGAACAAACTCTATACAGTACATAGGAAGTGAGAAATGGGCTTTCACTTTGGCAACAATTATAGTTTCTTGGATTTGGTTTATTAGTTTAGCTTTTGCTGGAAAATTTCTAAAAGGATTAGACTCGACAGGAAAAACGATTACAGTATTAAATAAATTTTCAGGACTAATCATATGGGGAGTCGGGCTTTATATGTTAATACAAGTTATTTTCCCTAACTAA
- a CDS encoding YjcZ family sporulation protein, protein MGYGYSCGGYGGGYGYGGSCGGCGYGGFALLIVLFILLIIIGASCWGGGFGC, encoded by the coding sequence ATGGGTTACGGATATAGTTGCGGCGGTTACGGCGGTGGTTACGGTTACGGCGGTAGTTGTGGTGGATGTGGTTATGGAGGCTTCGCTTTATTAATCGTTTTATTTATCCTTCTAATCATCATTGGAGCTAGCTGTTGGGGCGGCGGATTCGGCTGCTAG
- a CDS encoding PLP-dependent aminotransferase family protein has protein sequence MERFVWKPNMSSSMPLYKQIESYIKERIVNGEWTVGTKLPSQRDLAHTFEVNRSTIVMAFDELVAKGYIEGNGRKGTIVINNSESTSTYALPPNWQSYVETGLHYPNLPAVQEINQAEFTPNVIRLGTGELSPSLLPEKKMKGIINKILQSNVTLGYEEPKGNLHLREKIAEYLKGHGVYVSPDSILIVSGAIQALQLISMGLLPKGASILLEKPSYLYSLNVFQSAGMRLIGIPMNENGIYTSYITKYKKQFNASILYTIPSFHNPTNFSMNAKKREEVMEICNEIGLPIIEDAVYQDLWFDAPVSKPLKAYDKNGIVLHIGSLSKVISPGLRIGWIVGSESVIQRLADIKMQTDYGSSSISQQIAAEWFGNGLYDEHLQFVRIKLKKRRDFMLQMLEKYCHDIATWYEPAGGFYIWLHMNVPVSNRSLFDKALQEKILLNPGTLYDRSANQFLRLSYSYATLEEIEIGIKKLAQLMKM, from the coding sequence ATGGAAAGGTTCGTTTGGAAACCTAATATGTCTTCGTCTATGCCTTTATATAAACAAATAGAATCTTATATAAAAGAAAGAATTGTTAATGGGGAATGGACAGTTGGAACGAAATTACCTTCACAAAGAGATTTGGCGCATACGTTTGAAGTGAATCGAAGTACAATTGTAATGGCTTTCGATGAATTAGTAGCAAAAGGGTATATTGAGGGGAATGGCCGGAAGGGAACAATTGTTATAAATAATAGTGAGAGTACTTCTACATATGCCCTGCCTCCAAACTGGCAGTCTTATGTGGAAACAGGACTTCATTATCCAAATCTTCCTGCTGTACAAGAGATTAATCAAGCTGAATTTACTCCCAATGTAATTCGATTAGGAACAGGTGAACTTTCACCGAGTCTCTTGCCTGAGAAAAAGATGAAGGGTATTATTAATAAAATTTTACAATCAAATGTTACACTTGGGTATGAGGAACCGAAAGGAAATCTCCATTTAAGAGAAAAAATTGCGGAATATTTAAAAGGGCATGGGGTATATGTATCTCCTGACTCTATTTTAATTGTTTCAGGGGCAATTCAAGCACTGCAACTTATTTCTATGGGGCTTCTTCCGAAAGGAGCATCAATTTTATTAGAAAAACCATCATATTTATATTCGCTTAATGTATTTCAATCAGCAGGAATGCGTTTGATTGGAATACCAATGAATGAGAATGGTATATATACTTCATATATTACAAAATATAAGAAACAATTTAACGCATCTATTTTATATACGATCCCATCTTTTCATAATCCGACTAATTTTAGTATGAACGCTAAGAAGAGGGAAGAAGTGATGGAGATATGTAATGAAATTGGATTACCTATTATTGAGGACGCGGTATATCAAGATTTATGGTTCGATGCACCAGTTTCAAAGCCTTTAAAGGCATATGATAAAAATGGTATCGTGCTACATATTGGAAGTCTGTCCAAAGTCATTAGTCCTGGTTTAAGAATTGGATGGATTGTTGGATCAGAATCCGTTATTCAAAGATTAGCAGATATAAAAATGCAAACTGATTATGGTTCAAGTTCTATATCCCAGCAGATTGCAGCGGAGTGGTTTGGAAATGGATTGTATGATGAACATTTACAGTTTGTAAGAATTAAGTTGAAAAAGCGCAGAGATTTTATGTTACAAATGTTAGAGAAATATTGTCATGATATAGCAACATGGTATGAACCGGCAGGTGGTTTTTATATTTGGTTACATATGAATGTACCTGTTTCGAACCGTAGCTTATTTGACAAAGCTTTGCAAGAAAAGATTTTATTAAATCCAGGTACTTTGTATGATAGAAGTGCAAACCAATTTTTGCGCCTATCATATTCATACGCAACGTTAGAAGAAATTGAAATAGGTATAAAAAAACTTGCACAACTAATGAAAATGTAA
- the asbD gene encoding petrobactin biosynthesis protein AsbD: MSRETLKDAVLSIMIEKMELKNVTHLEETVRLNQDLYIDSVMMLQLIVYIEMDLKLCVPEDEIDPKAFLTVGSLLDFMEELQPLHEVNVNN; the protein is encoded by the coding sequence ATGAGTCGTGAAACGTTAAAGGATGCTGTATTAAGCATTATGATAGAAAAAATGGAATTGAAAAATGTAACGCATTTAGAAGAAACGGTGCGTTTAAATCAAGATTTATATATAGATTCGGTAATGATGTTACAGCTTATAGTATACATAGAAATGGATTTAAAGCTATGCGTTCCAGAGGATGAGATAGACCCAAAGGCGTTTCTTACTGTAGGATCTTTGCTTGACTTTATGGAAGAGTTGCAGCCGTTACACGAAGTAAATGTGAATAACTAA
- a CDS encoding DUF6005 family protein yields the protein MTSIKVHCLVSCFCEIIKRRSDIDFRPFYFGLWDGDFDITEGGIISYHSENINHDNYLLWYEKLYGIKVNEWYDHSKDKNSNVETFLELVENKPENRYVIVMVDMSLLPERENKFHQKPFPHYLMISKTEKEDEWFMLDPDFRWEGNMEREKVLHSVKDNPFGGGYFIDIEGIQEPTQEMVESYFMETFKKNDNKLTMELKNLIIKMANEEDGYSLSRLVTAVKQIPVLAIRKYSYEHAFAYFRETLQYSEQEFESWCDRVEDIVQGFTNVQYRAIKMAMTKNKDMLLPIVEKLDEMNTIELQIKDELERQFLSWKDMKTNQSVLTNTSSLNLR from the coding sequence ATGACTTCAATTAAAGTTCACTGTTTAGTGAGTTGTTTTTGTGAAATTATAAAAAGGCGTAGCGATATAGATTTCCGGCCATTTTATTTCGGATTATGGGATGGAGATTTTGATATAACAGAAGGCGGGATTATTTCTTATCATTCCGAAAACATTAACCATGATAACTACTTACTCTGGTATGAAAAATTGTATGGTATTAAAGTGAACGAATGGTACGATCATTCAAAAGATAAAAATAGCAATGTAGAAACATTTTTAGAATTAGTAGAAAATAAGCCAGAAAATCGTTACGTAATTGTAATGGTTGATATGTCTTTATTGCCTGAGAGAGAAAATAAGTTTCATCAAAAACCGTTTCCGCATTACTTGATGATATCGAAGACAGAGAAAGAAGATGAATGGTTCATGCTTGATCCTGATTTTCGCTGGGAAGGGAATATGGAAAGAGAAAAAGTGCTCCATTCTGTTAAAGACAACCCATTTGGTGGAGGCTATTTCATTGATATAGAAGGAATTCAGGAGCCAACACAAGAGATGGTAGAAAGTTATTTCATGGAAACATTCAAAAAGAATGATAACAAACTAACTATGGAATTAAAAAATTTAATAATAAAAATGGCAAATGAAGAGGATGGGTATTCACTTTCCAGGCTCGTAACGGCAGTAAAGCAAATACCCGTATTGGCAATACGTAAATATAGCTATGAACATGCCTTTGCATACTTCCGTGAAACTTTACAATATTCGGAGCAAGAATTTGAGTCTTGGTGTGATCGAGTGGAAGACATTGTACAAGGATTTACAAATGTACAGTACCGCGCAATCAAAATGGCAATGACAAAAAATAAAGATATGTTATTACCAATTGTTGAGAAGCTTGATGAAATGAATACAATTGAACTGCAAATTAAGGATGAATTAGAGAGACAGTTTCTGTCATGGAAAGATATGAAAACAAATCAGTCTGTCTTAACTAATACAAGTTCATTGAATTTAAGATAA
- a CDS encoding MFS transporter yields MMKGSEINMLKKENCCLIALASVPLVMTLGNSMLIPILPTIEKKLHISSFQVSMIITIYSIIAIILIPIAGYLSDRWGRKMVMVPSLLIAAIGGAITGWVSWKVDNPYVWILIGRAIQGIGAAGAMPVVIPCVGDLYKDEKQVSAGLGIIETSNTFGKVLSPILGSALAAIVWFLPFWAIPVLCLISIVLLLVLVKAKKQEEEVPPLKEFIQSIISTFREKGRWLIAIFILGAIIMLILFGILFYLSTILESKYDIHGIWKGCVLAIPLLVLSISSYMAGKKIGDKQDIMKKCIYIGFLLAAVSVFLPLFLKGIYLLLLCLVIMGIGIGMALPCLDALITQGIEKEQRGTVTSFYSSMRFIGVAAGPPLYSFFMKGSDHEVFYLTSIFAAIGAVIAIIWIKPAKDTMMVKKKPEPNS; encoded by the coding sequence ATGATGAAAGGTTCCGAAATCAACATGTTAAAAAAAGAAAACTGTTGTTTAATTGCACTTGCATCAGTTCCACTTGTTATGACGTTAGGTAATTCAATGCTTATTCCAATCCTGCCAACCATTGAAAAGAAATTACATATTTCATCTTTCCAAGTATCCATGATTATTACAATTTATTCTATCATTGCAATTATACTTATACCGATTGCTGGTTATTTATCAGATAGATGGGGACGAAAGATGGTAATGGTTCCAAGTTTATTAATTGCAGCTATTGGGGGAGCGATAACGGGCTGGGTATCATGGAAAGTTGATAATCCTTACGTTTGGATTCTTATCGGAAGAGCAATTCAAGGGATAGGTGCTGCTGGTGCTATGCCAGTTGTCATACCATGTGTAGGTGATTTATACAAAGATGAAAAACAGGTTAGTGCAGGTTTAGGAATCATTGAGACGTCAAATACATTTGGAAAAGTATTGAGTCCCATATTAGGATCAGCTCTTGCAGCTATTGTATGGTTCTTACCATTTTGGGCGATTCCAGTGTTATGTTTAATATCGATTGTTTTACTACTGGTACTAGTAAAGGCGAAGAAACAAGAAGAAGAAGTCCCACCACTTAAAGAATTTATTCAATCTATTATCTCTACGTTTCGAGAAAAGGGAAGATGGTTAATTGCCATTTTTATACTAGGTGCAATTATTATGCTTATTTTATTCGGAATACTTTTTTATCTGTCAACTATACTGGAGTCGAAGTACGACATTCATGGTATATGGAAAGGGTGTGTACTCGCTATTCCTTTACTTGTACTATCAATTAGTTCATATATGGCTGGTAAAAAAATTGGAGATAAACAAGATATTATGAAAAAGTGTATTTATATTGGTTTTTTACTGGCTGCTGTATCTGTCTTCTTACCTTTATTCCTAAAAGGAATCTATTTGCTACTTCTTTGTCTCGTTATTATGGGGATAGGAATTGGTATGGCGTTACCGTGTTTAGATGCTCTTATTACACAAGGGATTGAAAAAGAGCAGAGGGGGACAGTTACGTCATTTTATAGTTCAATGCGATTTATCGGTGTAGCAGCTGGACCACCCCTTTATTCTTTTTTTATGAAAGGATCGGACCATGAAGTATTTTATTTAACAAGCATCTTCGCTGCTATTGGTGCCGTCATAGCAATTATTTGGATTAAACCAGCAAAAGATACAATGATGGTAAAAAAGAAACCGGAACCGAATTCATAG
- a CDS encoding YwqG family protein, with protein MRQQIEVLIDKYGLTHLKEELINTIFPCVKVVPEQQEMVAIGSSKMGGVPDLPDSFEYPTYKENPLRFIAQFNLSDLQNVGMDHNLPKTGMLYFFNIENYFEEDVNPNEAGRVLYYDIPVEQLRRADEIQAKYNQCAITFELTYKLPELFIEDEADSDRFLQLLEELIPDNYDNHQMFGEPFSVQEEVLYETGEYMGIEPQQMTLLFQIDSDHKNCNMVWGELGMLYFCISNEDLKNRRFENTCCVLQTC; from the coding sequence ATGAGACAGCAAATTGAAGTGTTAATTGATAAATATGGACTGACACATTTAAAAGAGGAACTTATTAATACTATATTTCCTTGTGTAAAAGTTGTGCCCGAGCAGCAAGAAATGGTTGCGATAGGTAGTTCGAAAATGGGGGGAGTTCCTGATTTGCCGGATTCATTTGAATATCCAACATACAAAGAGAATCCGTTACGTTTTATTGCACAGTTTAATTTAAGTGATCTACAAAACGTTGGTATGGATCACAATCTTCCTAAGACAGGGATGTTATATTTCTTTAATATTGAAAATTACTTTGAAGAAGATGTAAATCCAAACGAAGCTGGACGTGTACTTTATTATGATATCCCTGTAGAGCAATTACGTAGAGCAGATGAAATACAAGCGAAATATAACCAGTGTGCAATTACTTTTGAACTGACGTATAAATTACCGGAGCTTTTCATTGAAGATGAGGCGGATTCAGATCGTTTCTTGCAATTACTTGAAGAGTTAATCCCAGACAACTATGATAATCATCAAATGTTTGGAGAACCATTCTCTGTACAAGAGGAAGTATTATATGAGACAGGAGAATATATGGGGATAGAGCCACAGCAAATGACGCTTTTATTCCAAATTGATTCAGATCATAAAAATTGTAATATGGTTTGGGGAGAATTAGGAATGCTATATTTCTGTATTAGTAATGAAGATTTGAAAAATCGACGTTTTGAAAATACATGTTGTGTGTTACAAACTTGTTAA
- a CDS encoding DUF3933 family protein produces the protein MKRYVICQIIDGDKYLAAYAETKQDAIEKAELLGLRTGNRYTVITAEEAEGLTYP, from the coding sequence ATGAAACGATATGTAATTTGCCAAATTATCGATGGGGATAAATATTTAGCTGCTTATGCGGAGACGAAGCAGGATGCAATTGAAAAAGCGGAATTGTTAGGATTACGAACGGGAAATCGATACACAGTTATTACTGCGGAGGAAGCTGAAGGGTTAACTTATCCTTAA
- a CDS encoding transglutaminase domain-containing protein → MGKTSKYVTAAALCSTIVMGGLQASSVSYAATNPTTVTTQSDAKLLNDFRKELKKQIDNREENITIAYKTKDRDARKIMDQLYGEFNKIVDADEYVKYNVASTKYSIKGMPGNYTFTLQVEYRESNEQTQYVKSQAKAIIGSIVKPGMDEHEKVKAIHDYVVKHVSYDTSYQAYTAYEALANRSAVCQGYTLLTYQLLQEAGIQNHIVTGTGNGQAHAWNLVNIDNKWYHLDTTFDDPVPDKAGRVTYSYFNMSDEQLSKDHEWDRSKYPAATTSYFGELTNKIKAGSSKTIVYEQMLKETNLKYLSAQYGAENYNEFKQKLQQQFASKPEKVEVRYKQSMDGTMQDIKTVLNEVTWPKGAKRVSYQVAPYSAMAGYSLATITFTY, encoded by the coding sequence ATGGGAAAGACAAGTAAGTATGTGACAGCTGCCGCACTTTGTTCAACTATAGTAATGGGAGGCTTACAAGCGTCATCTGTATCTTATGCGGCTACGAATCCGACTACAGTGACAACACAATCAGATGCAAAGTTGTTAAATGATTTCAGAAAAGAATTAAAAAAACAGATTGATAATCGTGAAGAAAATATTACAATCGCATATAAAACAAAAGATAGAGATGCTAGAAAGATTATGGACCAATTGTACGGCGAGTTTAATAAAATCGTAGATGCTGATGAGTATGTAAAATATAATGTAGCATCTACTAAGTATTCTATAAAAGGTATGCCAGGGAATTATACGTTTACATTACAAGTGGAGTATCGTGAATCAAATGAGCAAACACAGTATGTAAAGTCTCAGGCGAAAGCAATTATCGGTTCAATTGTAAAACCAGGAATGGATGAGCATGAGAAAGTAAAAGCTATTCATGATTACGTTGTAAAACATGTATCTTATGATACGTCTTATCAAGCGTATACAGCGTATGAAGCGTTAGCGAATCGTTCTGCAGTTTGCCAAGGATATACATTATTAACATATCAATTATTGCAAGAAGCAGGTATTCAAAATCATATTGTAACAGGTACAGGAAATGGACAAGCTCACGCATGGAATTTAGTGAACATTGATAACAAGTGGTACCACCTAGATACTACATTCGATGATCCAGTACCAGATAAAGCTGGGCGTGTAACATATTCCTATTTTAATATGTCTGACGAGCAGTTAAGCAAAGACCACGAATGGGATCGTAGTAAATATCCAGCGGCAACTACAAGTTACTTTGGTGAATTAACAAACAAAATAAAAGCTGGTAGCTCAAAAACGATTGTATATGAGCAAATGTTAAAAGAAACAAATTTAAAATACTTGTCTGCACAATATGGAGCGGAAAATTATAATGAATTTAAGCAAAAGTTACAGCAACAATTTGCATCTAAACCAGAAAAAGTAGAAGTACGATATAAGCAGTCTATGGATGGAACGATGCAAGATATAAAGACAGTATTAAATGAAGTAACTTGGCCAAAAGGTGCAAAGCGTGTATCTTATCAAGTTGCGCCATATAGTGCAATGGCAGGTTATTCATTAGCGACAATTACATTTACGTATTAA
- the nadE gene encoding ammonia-dependent NAD(+) synthetase, whose product MTLQEQIMKALHVQPVIDPKEEIRKRVDFLKDYVRKTGAKGFVLGISGGQDSTLAGRLAQLAVEEIRNEGGNATFIAVRLPYKVQKDEDDAQLALQFIQADQSAAFDIASTVDAFSNQYENLLSESLTDFNKGNVKARIRMVTQYAIGGQKGLLVIGTDHAAEAVTGFFTKFGDGGADLLPLTGLTKRQGRALLQELDADERLYLKMPTADLLDEKPGQADETELGITYDQLDDYLEGKSVPADVAEKIEKRYTVSEHKRQVPASLFDDWWK is encoded by the coding sequence ATGACATTACAAGAACAAATTATGAAAGCATTACATGTTCAGCCTGTAATTGATCCGAAAGAAGAAATTCGTAAACGAGTTGATTTCTTAAAAGATTATGTAAGAAAAACAGGTGCGAAAGGATTTGTACTTGGAATTAGTGGCGGACAAGACTCTACATTAGCTGGGCGTTTAGCTCAACTTGCAGTTGAAGAAATTCGTAATGAAGGTGGTAACGCAACGTTTATCGCCGTACGTCTTCCGTACAAAGTACAAAAGGATGAAGATGACGCACAATTAGCATTACAATTTATTCAAGCTGATCAATCTGCTGCATTTGATATCGCTTCAACCGTTGATGCTTTTTCAAATCAATACGAGAACTTATTAAGTGAATCATTAACTGATTTCAATAAAGGTAACGTTAAAGCACGTATCCGTATGGTTACACAATATGCAATTGGTGGACAAAAAGGTCTACTTGTTATCGGAACAGATCATGCTGCAGAAGCTGTAACAGGATTCTTTACAAAATTCGGAGATGGTGGTGCAGATCTATTACCATTAACGGGATTAACGAAGCGCCAAGGACGTGCTTTATTACAAGAGTTAGATGCAGATGAGCGACTTTACTTAAAAATGCCAACAGCTGATTTATTAGATGAAAAGCCAGGTCAAGCTGATGAAACAGAATTAGGCATTACTTACGATCAATTAGATGATTATTTAGAAGGTAAATCAGTTCCAGCTGACGTTGCAGAAAAAATCGAAAAGCGTTATACAGTGAGTGAACATAAAAGACAAGTACCAGCGTCACTGTTTGATGATTGGTGGAAATAG